One genomic window of Moorella glycerini includes the following:
- the hisF gene encoding imidazole glycerol phosphate synthase subunit HisF, translating to MLTRRIIPCLDVDHGRVVKGTNFLNLRDAGDPVELAATYDRAGADELVFLDISASAEGREIMVDVARRTAEEVFIPFTVGGGLRTLEDIRRMLAAGADKVSLNTAAVQDPSLVAMAARRFGSQCVVVAIDARRTGTGCWEVYTHGGRRPAGKDALEWARQVEKLGAGEILLTSMDCDGTLEGYDLELTAAISTAVSIPVIASGGVGKLEHLYAGLTLGRADAVLAASIFHFGTYTIEEAKRYLAGRGVPIRL from the coding sequence ATGCTTACCAGGCGGATTATTCCCTGCCTGGATGTGGATCACGGGCGGGTAGTTAAGGGAACCAATTTTTTAAACTTAAGGGATGCCGGGGACCCGGTAGAGCTGGCAGCTACCTATGACCGCGCCGGTGCCGATGAATTAGTCTTCCTGGATATCTCGGCTTCGGCCGAAGGCCGGGAGATTATGGTCGACGTGGCCCGGCGGACGGCGGAGGAGGTCTTTATCCCCTTTACCGTAGGGGGTGGCCTGCGCACGCTGGAAGATATTCGCCGCATGCTGGCCGCCGGGGCCGACAAGGTTTCCCTGAATACGGCCGCCGTACAGGATCCTAGTCTCGTGGCCATGGCCGCCCGGCGTTTCGGTAGCCAGTGCGTGGTGGTGGCCATCGATGCCCGCCGTACCGGAACCGGTTGCTGGGAGGTTTATACCCACGGCGGCCGCCGGCCGGCGGGAAAAGACGCCCTGGAGTGGGCCCGGCAGGTGGAGAAGCTGGGGGCGGGGGAGATCCTGCTCACCAGTATGGACTGCGACGGTACTTTAGAAGGCTATGACCTGGAACTGACGGCAGCCATAAGCACAGCTGTCAGCATCCCGGTAATTGCCTCCGGCGGCGTGGGGAAGCTAGAGCACCTGTATGCGGGTTTAACGCTAGGCCGGGCCGACGCCGTCCTGGCGGCCTCTATCTTTCACTTTGGCACTTACACTATAGAGGAAGCCAAACGTTACCTGGCCGGGCGCGGCGTGCCCATACGTTTATAA
- the hisA gene encoding 1-(5-phosphoribosyl)-5-[(5-phosphoribosylamino)methylideneamino]imidazole-4-carboxamide isomerase encodes MLILPAIDLREGRCVRLYQGRPEAETIYSTDPVAVARGWVARGARWLHVVDLDGAFAGRPRNMEVIAAIIKEVHIPVQVGGGIRNLESLKDLLAAGAARAVLGTVAITNPEIVAEAVVRFGDQVAVGIDSREGMVAVEGWAATVEERALDFAGRMAALGVKRAIFTDISRDGTLQGPNLAATREVARRSGLKVIASGGIASLDDLRALRGLAREGVEGAILGRALYNGNFTLEEALAVAGEEV; translated from the coding sequence GTGCTGATTCTGCCTGCCATTGACCTGCGGGAAGGGCGCTGCGTGCGCCTTTACCAGGGGCGGCCGGAAGCCGAGACTATCTACTCCACCGACCCGGTGGCCGTGGCCCGGGGCTGGGTGGCCAGGGGTGCCCGCTGGCTTCATGTGGTGGACCTGGACGGGGCCTTCGCCGGCCGGCCGCGGAATATGGAGGTTATTGCGGCCATAATCAAAGAGGTCCATATCCCGGTCCAGGTGGGAGGTGGCATCCGCAACCTGGAAAGCCTTAAGGACCTGCTCGCTGCCGGGGCGGCCCGGGCCGTCCTGGGGACGGTAGCCATCACCAACCCGGAGATAGTTGCTGAGGCTGTTGTGCGCTTCGGCGACCAGGTGGCCGTCGGTATTGACAGCCGCGAAGGGATGGTAGCCGTGGAAGGATGGGCGGCAACGGTGGAGGAAAGGGCCCTTGACTTTGCCGGCCGCATGGCCGCCCTGGGGGTAAAGCGGGCCATCTTTACTGATATTAGCCGCGACGGCACTCTCCAGGGCCCCAATCTTGCCGCCACCAGGGAGGTAGCCAGGAGGAGCGGCCTGAAAGTTATTGCCTCCGGTGGTATTGCCAGCCTGGACGACCTCCGTGCCCTGCGGGGCCTGGCAAGGGAAGGCGTGGAAGGGGCTATCCTGGGACGGGCCCTTTATAACGGCAACTTTACCCTGGAGGAAGCCCTGGCCGTGGCCGGGGAGGAGGTTTAA
- the hisH gene encoding imidazole glycerol phosphate synthase subunit HisH translates to MRPLAIIDYGMGNLLSVQKALAKLGYPAEITSDPRVVAAAPGVILPGVGAFADAMASLQQRGLVAAIREVVQRGVPFLGICLGLQLLFSTSEEGGPVEGLNLLPGEVKRLPPGLKVPHMGWNQVQLLKAGELFQGVPTGTNFYFVHSYYIDPADKTIVTGTTDYGLTFAVSIQRGNLFGVQFHPEKSSRWGLEVLKNFGELVNRADSACH, encoded by the coding sequence ATGCGGCCGCTAGCTATTATCGATTACGGTATGGGCAATCTCTTGAGCGTCCAGAAGGCCCTGGCCAAACTGGGTTACCCGGCGGAGATAACCTCAGACCCCCGGGTAGTGGCAGCGGCTCCCGGCGTTATCCTGCCCGGAGTGGGAGCCTTTGCCGACGCCATGGCCAGTTTGCAGCAAAGGGGCCTGGTAGCAGCCATCCGGGAAGTTGTGCAGCGGGGTGTACCCTTCCTGGGCATTTGCCTGGGGTTGCAGCTCCTTTTCAGCACCAGCGAAGAAGGAGGCCCGGTGGAAGGTCTAAACCTTTTACCGGGCGAAGTTAAACGCCTGCCGCCAGGGCTTAAGGTTCCCCACATGGGATGGAACCAGGTGCAATTGCTTAAGGCCGGGGAGCTTTTCCAGGGGGTACCCACGGGCACGAACTTTTACTTTGTCCATTCGTATTATATTGACCCCGCCGATAAAACCATAGTTACCGGTACTACGGATTATGGTTTAACCTTTGCCGTAAGCATCCAGCGGGGCAACCTCTTCGGGGTCCAGTTCCACCCGGAAAAAAGCAGCCGCTGGGGCCTGGAGGTTTTAAAAAACTTTGGGGAGCTGGTAAACCGTGCTGATTCTGCCTGCCATTGA